GAAGCGGTGTTCTTCGTCGATGATGACCAGGCCCAGGTTCTTGATCTTCACGTCGTCCGACAACAGCTTGTGCGTGCCGATCACGATGTCGATCTTGCCTTCGGCCAGGTCGGCGACCGCCGCGTTCACTTCCTTGGCGGATTTGAAGCGGCTCATCACTTCCACGGTCACCGGCCAGTCGGCAAAGCGGTCGCGGAAGCTGTTGTAGTGCTGCTGGGCGAGCAGGGTGGTTGGCACCAGGATCGCCACCTGGCGGCCACCGTGCACCGCAATGAACGCGGCGCGCATCGCTACTTCGGTCTTGCCGAAGCCGACGTCGCCACACACCAGGCGGTCCATCGGCTTGGGCGCGAGCATGTCGGCACGCACCGCTTCAATGGTGGTTTGCTGGTCGGGAGTCTCTTCGAAGGCGAAGCCGGCGCTGAACGTGGCGTAGTCGGCTTTCGGGTCGGCGAACGCATAACCTTCGCGCGCCGCACGGCGCGCATAGATGTCGAGCAATTCGGCGGCGACGTCGCGCACCTGTTCGGCGGCCTTGCGCTTGGCTTTCTGCCAGGTCTCGGAGCCCAGGCGGTGCAGGGGCGCCAATGCGTCATCGCTGCCGGTGTAGCGCGCGATCAGGTGCAGGCTGGCCACCGGCACGTAGAGCTTGGCGCCCTCGGCGTATTCCATGGTGAGGAATTCGGCGGCCTGGTTGTCGATTTCCAGGGTCTGCAAGCCGAGATAGCGGCCCACACCGTGGTCGATGTGCACCACCGGCGCGCCTTCACGCAGCTCTGTGAGGTTCTTGATCACCGCATCGTTGTTGGCGTCGGCGCGTTTTTCGCGACGGCGGCGCTGCATCACGCGCTGACCGAACAACGGGCTTTCGGCGATCAGCGCCAGGGCCGGGTCGTCCAGTAACAAGCCCTCATCCAATGGCGCGATGGTGATCGCCAGGCGCTCTTTGCTGTTGACAAAGTCCGGCCAGCTATCGACCGTTTTCGGGCGCAGCTTGAGGCGTTCCAGCAGCTCCAGCAGCACTTCGCGGCGCCCGGCGGATTCGGCGGTAAACAGCACGCGGCCAGGGAAGTCGCCAAGAAAATTGGACAGCGCTTCCAGGGGTTGCGTGGCTTTGGCCTGAATCGCCAGGTCCGGCAGCGTGCTCGCCGGGAAGCGCTCGCGGCCACTGCCGGCGTCCACATCCTGCTGGCTGGCAACCACACGTGGCCAGTTTTTCAGGCGGGCGAAGCAGTCTTCCACCGGAAGGAACAATTCGGCGGGCGGCAATAAAGGCCGGGACGGGTCGACGCGGCGCTCTTCATAGCGGTTGCGCACGTCGTTCCAGAAGTTTTCCGCGGCCTGTTCAATACCCGGCAGCGAGAACACCTGGGTGTCCTGGGGCAGATAATCGAACAGCGTGGAGGTTTCATCGAAGAACAGCGGCAAGTAGTACTCGATACCGGCCGGTGTAATCCCGCTGCTCAGGTCCTGGAAGATCGGGCAGCGGCGGAAGTCCACATCGAAGCGTTCACGAAAGCGTGCCTTGAAGCGTGTAACGGCATCTTTTTGCAGCGGGAACTCCCGCGCCGGCAACAGCTTGATCGAGTCGACCTTGTCGATGGAGCGCTGGTTTTCCGGATCGAAGGTGCGCAGGGTCTCGATTTCGTCATCGAACAGGTCGATGCGATACGGCAGTTTGCTGCCCATCGGGAACAGGTCGATCAACGCACCGCGTACGGTGAACTCGCCGTGTTCGTACACCGTGTCGACATAGCGATAGCCGGTGGCTTCCAGGCGCGTGCGCATCTGCTCCACGTCGAGTTTCTGGCCGACATCCAGCACCAGGCTGCTGCCGAGCAGGAACTTGGTCGGCGCCAGGCGATGCAGGGCCGTGGTGATCGGCACCACCAGCACGCCGTGGGCCAGTTCCGGCAAACGGTACAGGCTGGCGATGCGCTGGGAAATGATGTCCTGGTGCGGCGAAAACAGGTCGTAGGGCAGGGTTTCCCAGTCGGGAAAGTGCAGCACCGGCAAATCCGGGGCGAAGAAGCTCAGCTCCTGCTCCAGCCGTTCGGCGCTTTGGCTGTCGGCTGTGAGCAGCAGGGTAAAGCGCTTGGCTGCGCTGGCAGCCTCGGCAATGGCCAGGCTCAGGGCGGCACCGGGCAGGTTGCCCCAGTGCTGTTTACCTGCCGCGGCAGGGAGTAGCGGTAGACGCAGAACGGGCACGGAAGGTTGAGCTCCAAGCGTTGCGACAAAGTCGGTAATTGTAACGGCCAGAGGTGCCGCCTGTCAGTTGCTGACTGTGCCTATTACGGTTTGTAGGAAATGTAGTGGCTAAGACAAACAATCGTCGGTTTTGACTCAATATGTAGTGCCAAAACGCGCGAATGTTTAGGAGGGTTACGGACAAGTTAGCCGCTTCGCCAAACTAGTGGCCTTCTGGAACCCGCGTGTTTCCTGGGCTGTAGCGCGGTGGTATTTTTTTGCAAGGGCTTTTTGTTGCCTGTCGCGCATTGCTCAACCGGCACTCGGGCGACATAATGTAGCCCCTTTTTTCTGCCCCTACATGTGGAAGGTTCCCGTGACTCAGAAGCCCGACCAGTGTCTTGGTGAATGGATCGACCGTGAAGCACTCGCAGAAGCGATGATTCCGCTTATCGGCCAGCTGTACCGCAATAACAATGTGGTGAGCTCGATCTATGGCCGCAGCCTGATCAACCAGTCCGTCATCGCGATTCTCAAGGCTCACCGCTTTGCGCGCCATCGCTCTGCCGACGACAGCGAACTCTCCGTCCACGAAACATTCCCACTGCTCAAAGCCATGAGCGAGCTCAAGCTCGGCGCGGCTTCGGTAGACCTGGGCAAGTTGGCGTACAAATTCCGCAAAGAAGGCGCTGGCCGCAGCGCCGAGCAGTTCGTGCGTGAAGAAATGGCCGATGTGGTCGGCCAGCAAAACGCCGCTGCCCGCAAAGGCACCGACGTGGTGCTGTACGGCTTCGGTCGTATCGGCCGTCTGCTGGCACGCATCCTGATCGAAAAAACCGGTGGCGGCGACGGCCTGCGCCTGCGGGCCATCGTGGTGCGCAAAGGCGCCGACAACGACCTGACCAAGCGTGCCAGCCTGCTGCGTCGTGACTCGGTACACGGTCCGTTCAACGGCACCATCGTCATCGACGAAGAAAACAACACCATCACCGCCAACGGTAACCTGATCCAGGTGATCTACGCGAAGAACCCGTCCGAGGTGGATTACACCCAGTACGGCATCAAGGACGCCCTGCTGGTTGACAACACCGGCGTATGGCGTGATGCCGAGGGCCTGGGCCAGCACCTGGCCTGCCCGGGTGTGGACCGTGTCGTGCTGACCGCGCCTGGCAAGGGCAAGCTCAAGAACATCGTGCATGGTATCAACCACGCCGAAATCACCGCTGACGACAAGATCGTGTCCGCTGCTTCCTGCACCACCAACGCCATCGTGCCGGTGCTCAAAGCCGTGAATGACAAGTTCGGTATCGTCAATGGCCACGTCGAAACCGTTCACTCGTACACCAACGACCAGAACCTGATCGACAACTTCCACAAGGGCGACCGCCGTGGTCGCAGCGCCGCGCTGAACATGGTGATCACCGAGACCGGTGCCGCCACTGCTGCCGCCAAGGCCCTGCCTGAGCTGGCCGGCAAGCTGACCGGTAACGCGATCCGTGTGCCGACGCCAAACGTGTCGATGGCCATTCTCAACCTGAACCTTGAGAAAGCCGCCACCCGTGAAGAGATGAACGAGTACCTGCGCTACATGGCGCTGCACTCCGATCTGCACAAGCAGATCGACTTCGTCAACTCGCAGGAAGTGGTGTCCACCGACTTCGTCGGCTCGCGCCACGCCGGTGTGGTGGACGCCGAAGCGACCATCAGCCAGGACAACCGCGTTGTGCTGTACGTGTGGTACGACAACGAGTTCGGCTACAGCTGCCAGGTGGTTCGCGTGATGGAAGACATGGCTGGGGTCAACCCGCCGGCGTTTCCGCGCTAAGCATCAGCGGTAAATGAAAAAGCCCCGACTGGTTCGGGGCTTTTTTATGCTTGGGGTTTGTGCTGTGGCTGAAGGCCCTATCGGGGGCAAGCCCCCTCCCACAGTTTGATGTGTGAACACAGTCAAAATGTGGGAGGGGGCTTGCCCCCGATGAGGGTGGTGCAGTCGACTCAATTCAGCAGCTTGCCACGCAACTCATCCGACAACCCCTTGGGCGCCAGCCAGATACCCAGGTAGGCCCTGGCGAGCTCATCATCCCGACTGGTGAACACCACCTGCCCATTGATCTCCAGAGTCAAACCACGGCCCGGCCGAAAATCCAGGGCATAGCGATCGCCGCTGCGGATATTGCGAAAGCTGGCGTGCAACTGATCCAACTGCGGCCTCAACTCGGCGCCGGCCTGCTGGCGCTCCAGGGTGGTATTGGCCGCCTTGATCACGTCATTACGGTCGATGTCACGAAAGTAATACAGCTCCAGTCGCAGCGGCTGTCGCTTGTCCCAGGCCTGCTTCGCAGGAGTGGCGGCTGGCGCATACAGCGCAGCGGCGTACACATCCGCCCAAAGATAAGTGAGCACCGCCTGGTTTTTCACGGTCAGTTCCTGAGACTGCCTGGCGAAGTTGGCCTGCTTGAGTCGGTCCGCATCGCTGGCCTGAGCGGTGATCGACAGCAACAGCATCAAACAGATAAAGAGTTGTCGCATAATGGCTCATCCTGAAATCGGCGCTGATTTGCGTGCTGTTAGTATGGCAAGGCTGGCCTATGACGCGACCAAGGGTTAATGTGCGCGGCGTTGAGCCTTATATAGACTGTGCCCCGGTTCACACACTTGAGCCAAATTGTCCTTCATGCCCGCTGGCCGCGGCATGATTTAGCCTGGCGTCCAACCGTACGCCTGGCCTGTTCTGAGGAGTACGCATGGCTGTCTACAACTACGACGTGGTGGTACTGGGTTCCGGCCCGGCTGGAGAAGGTGCGGCGATGAACGCTGCAAAGGCAGGGCGCAAGGTGGCGATGGTCGATAGCCGTCGCCAGGTCGGCGGTAACTGCACCCACCTGGGTACCATCCCGTCCAAGGCGTTGCGTCACTCCGTGCGCCAGATCATGCAATTCAACACCAACCCGATGTTCCGGGCCATTGGCGAGCCGCGCTGGTTCTCGTTCCCGGACGTGCTGAAGAGCGCTGAAAAGGTCATCTCCAAGCAAGTCGCGTCGCGCACCGGCTACTACGCCCGTAACCGCGTTGACCTGTTCTTCGGCACCGGCAGCTTCGCCGACGAGCAAACCGTCGAAGTGGTCTGCGCCAACGGCGTGGTCGAGAAGCTGGTGGCCAAGCACATCATCATCGCCACCGGTTCGCGCCCGTATCGCCCGGCGGATATCGATTTCCACCACCCGCGCATCTACGATAGCGACACCATCCTCAGCCTGGGCCACACCCCGCGCAAACTGATCATCTACGGCGCCGGCGTGATCGGCTGCGAATACGCCTCGATTTTCAGCGGCCTGGGTGTACTGGTGGAACTGGTGGACAACCGCGACCAGTTGCTGAGCTTCCTCGACTCGGAAATCTCCCAGGCGTTGAGCTACCACTTCAGCAACAACAACATCACCGTGCGCCACAACGAAGAGTATGAGCGCGTCGAAGGCCTGGACAACGGCGTGATCCTGCACCTCAAGTCCGGCAAGAAGATCAAGGCCGACGCCTTGCTCTGGTGCAACGGGCGTACCGGCAACACCGACAAGCTGGGCATGGAAAACATCGGGGTCAAGGTCAACAGCCGTGGCCAGATCGAGGTGGACGAGAATTACCGCACCTGCGTGCCGAACATCTACGGCGCCGGTGACGTGATCGGCTGGCCAAGCCTGGCCAGCGCCGCCCATGACCAGGGCCGTTCGGCCGCCGGCAGCATTGTCGACAACGGCAGCTGGCGCTACGTGAACGACGTGCCGACCGGGATCTACACCATTCCCGAGATCAGCTCGATCGGCAAGAACGAGCACGAACTGACCAAGGCCAAGGTGCCTTACGAAGTGGGCAAGGCGTTCTTCAAGAGCATGGCGCGTGCGCAGATCGCCGGTGAGCCGCAAGGCATGCTGAAGATCCTGTTCCACCGCGAAACCCTGGAAGTGCTCGGTGTGCACTGCTTCGGCTACCAGGCCTCGGAGATCGTGCACATTGGCCAGGCGATCATGAACCAGCCGGGTGAGCAAAATACCCTGAAGTATTTCGTGAACACCACGTTCAACTACCCGACCATGGCTGAAGCCTATCGGGTAGCGGCCTACGACGGCCTCAACCGGCTTTTTTGAGCGGCTCCGGCCGGTGGCCTGAGCCGGCCGGGGAGACCGATTTCAGTAATTCCCGAGGGTGGCAGTGGCCAAACCGGGAAAGTCTGTAATCAGGCTATCTACGCCGAAGTCGGCGAGCCTGCGCATCAGCGCAGGTTCGTTGACCGTCCACACCGACACGTGCAGGCCCTGGCGCTGGGCTTTCTCCAGACGCTCAGGGGTGCACAGCGTCCAGTTCAAGGCCAGGAACTCACAACCGTAGTTCTGCGCGACCTTCAACGGGTCGAGCCAGGCGTACTCGGCCACCAGCCCGCGTGACAGGTCTGGCGTGAGGTCAACCGCCGCTTTCAAGACTTCCCGTGAACTCGAGGTCACCGTGACCTTGTCCATCAGGCCAAAACGCACGGCCATCTCGCGGATCGCCAGCACCGTAGTGGCGGCACGGGTGCGCGAGGCGCTTTTGACTTCCAGTTGCCAGTGGTCGAAGTCACACTTCTCGAACAACTCTTCCAGGCGCGGGATCGGGCAGGGGCTGACCCAGCCTGGGCCGCCTTTGCGCGCGTCCATCTTCACCAGGTCCGCCGCCGAGTACTCGACCACTTTGCCGCGTCGGTCAGTGGTGCGCTTGAGGGTGGGGTCATGAATGACCATCAGCTCGCCGTCCATGGACAGGTGCAGGTCCAGCTCGCAGCGGCGTACGCCGTGTTTGAGGCATTCCTGAAAGCTGGTCAGGGTATTTTCCGGTGCTTCGCCTTTGGCACCGCGATGGCCGTAAATCAGGGTCACAGTTGCTCCTTTGCGCCAGGATGGCTGGCGTTGTGAATACGCATTCAGAGATCGTCGCTTTGTTCTCGCGCCAGGCGGCGTTCCTGGGCCTGTTTCTGCAGGATGTAGCGCGCCAGTAGCTGGCGCTGGGCATCGGTCATGGATTCGAATTCGGTGCCCACGTCAAAGCTGTCGCCCTTGGGGTCGCAATGGGTGACCCGCGCGCGCAGCAGCAAGCCGAGCGCCTGGGGCATCAGCACTAGCTTGACCGCCAGGTGCGTGTCGGGGGCCAGCGGCACAGGGTGCTGGAAGTCGATGCCGCCTTCGGAAAGGATCACCGGCTGCGGCGCGCCCACTTCGCTGAGCAGCCCGCGCGCCATGACCTGGCTGAGCAGGTCCAGGCGTTTGTTCTGCACCTTGAGGAACGCTGCGAGGCTGCGGTCTTTTTCGTTGATCTGGCGCAGCAGGTGCTGGGCTTCGAATTCGCTGAGGTGCAGTTCACTGAGCAGATTGAACAGCGGCGAATCATCCAGCAACACTTCCTTGCTCGCCGCGTCGGGGGCCGACAGGGTTTTGATTTGGAGTGCGATCATGTCGTCGATACGGTAGTATTCGCGGCGCTCTTCTTCATCTAATGTCGACATGGCGAACCCCAGGTAACGGTAATGGTCTGAGTGTAAAGCTGCTGACCAGACCCCGCCACCGGGACGTCTTCTTTTCCTCCGAACAAGCCCCGACATGTTCAGACCTCTCTTCGTATTTATTGGCACGCGTTATACCCGTGCAAAGCGTCGCAATCATTTTGTGTCGTTCATTTCCCTGACCTCGATGATCGGTCTCGCCCTGGGCGTGGTCGTGATGATTGTGGTGCTGTCGGTGATGAACGGCTTCGATCATGAGATGCGCACCCGCGTGCTGGGCATGGTGCCTCACGCGACCATCGAGGGCGATGCGCCCATCAGCGACTGGCAAAGCCTGGCCGACAAGGTCAAGCAGAACCCAAAGGTGGTGGCCGTTGCGCCGTTTACCCAGATGCAGGGATTGCTGACCAACG
Above is a genomic segment from Pseudomonas sp. R5-89-07 containing:
- the mfd gene encoding transcription-repair coupling factor: MPVLRLPLLPAAAGKQHWGNLPGAALSLAIAEAASAAKRFTLLLTADSQSAERLEQELSFFAPDLPVLHFPDWETLPYDLFSPHQDIISQRIASLYRLPELAHGVLVVPITTALHRLAPTKFLLGSSLVLDVGQKLDVEQMRTRLEATGYRYVDTVYEHGEFTVRGALIDLFPMGSKLPYRIDLFDDEIETLRTFDPENQRSIDKVDSIKLLPAREFPLQKDAVTRFKARFRERFDVDFRRCPIFQDLSSGITPAGIEYYLPLFFDETSTLFDYLPQDTQVFSLPGIEQAAENFWNDVRNRYEERRVDPSRPLLPPAELFLPVEDCFARLKNWPRVVASQQDVDAGSGRERFPASTLPDLAIQAKATQPLEALSNFLGDFPGRVLFTAESAGRREVLLELLERLKLRPKTVDSWPDFVNSKERLAITIAPLDEGLLLDDPALALIAESPLFGQRVMQRRRREKRADANNDAVIKNLTELREGAPVVHIDHGVGRYLGLQTLEIDNQAAEFLTMEYAEGAKLYVPVASLHLIARYTGSDDALAPLHRLGSETWQKAKRKAAEQVRDVAAELLDIYARRAAREGYAFADPKADYATFSAGFAFEETPDQQTTIEAVRADMLAPKPMDRLVCGDVGFGKTEVAMRAAFIAVHGGRQVAILVPTTLLAQQHYNSFRDRFADWPVTVEVMSRFKSAKEVNAAVADLAEGKIDIVIGTHKLLSDDVKIKNLGLVIIDEEHRFGVRQKEQLKALRSEVDILTLTATPIPRTLNMAVSGMRDLSIIATPPARRLSVRTFVMEQNKSTVKEALLRELLRGGQVYYLHNDVKTIEKCAADLAELVPEARIAIGHGQMRERELEQVMSDFYHKRFNVLIASTIIETGIDVPSANTIIIERADKFGLAQLHQLRGRVGRSHHQAYAYLLTPPRQQITSDAEKRLEAIANTQDLGAGFVLATNDLEIRGAGELLGDGQSGQIQAVGFTLYMEMLERAVKAIRKGEQPNLDQPLGGGPEINLRLPALIPEDYLPDVHARLILYKRIASATDEEGLKDLQVEMIDRFGLLPEPTKNLVRLTLLKLQAEQLGIKKVDAGPQGGRIEFEAQTPVDPLVLIKLIQGQPNRYKFEGATLFKFMVPMERAEERFNTLEALFERLLPKSA
- a CDS encoding glyceraldehyde-3-phosphate dehydrogenase; amino-acid sequence: MWKVPVTQKPDQCLGEWIDREALAEAMIPLIGQLYRNNNVVSSIYGRSLINQSVIAILKAHRFARHRSADDSELSVHETFPLLKAMSELKLGAASVDLGKLAYKFRKEGAGRSAEQFVREEMADVVGQQNAAARKGTDVVLYGFGRIGRLLARILIEKTGGGDGLRLRAIVVRKGADNDLTKRASLLRRDSVHGPFNGTIVIDEENNTITANGNLIQVIYAKNPSEVDYTQYGIKDALLVDNTGVWRDAEGLGQHLACPGVDRVVLTAPGKGKLKNIVHGINHAEITADDKIVSAASCTTNAIVPVLKAVNDKFGIVNGHVETVHSYTNDQNLIDNFHKGDRRGRSAALNMVITETGAATAAAKALPELAGKLTGNAIRVPTPNVSMAILNLNLEKAATREEMNEYLRYMALHSDLHKQIDFVNSQEVVSTDFVGSRHAGVVDAEATISQDNRVVLYVWYDNEFGYSCQVVRVMEDMAGVNPPAFPR
- a CDS encoding chalcone isomerase family protein; the encoded protein is MRQLFICLMLLLSITAQASDADRLKQANFARQSQELTVKNQAVLTYLWADVYAAALYAPAATPAKQAWDKRQPLRLELYYFRDIDRNDVIKAANTTLERQQAGAELRPQLDQLHASFRNIRSGDRYALDFRPGRGLTLEINGQVVFTSRDDELARAYLGIWLAPKGLSDELRGKLLN
- the sthA gene encoding Si-specific NAD(P)(+) transhydrogenase — translated: MAVYNYDVVVLGSGPAGEGAAMNAAKAGRKVAMVDSRRQVGGNCTHLGTIPSKALRHSVRQIMQFNTNPMFRAIGEPRWFSFPDVLKSAEKVISKQVASRTGYYARNRVDLFFGTGSFADEQTVEVVCANGVVEKLVAKHIIIATGSRPYRPADIDFHHPRIYDSDTILSLGHTPRKLIIYGAGVIGCEYASIFSGLGVLVELVDNRDQLLSFLDSEISQALSYHFSNNNITVRHNEEYERVEGLDNGVILHLKSGKKIKADALLWCNGRTGNTDKLGMENIGVKVNSRGQIEVDENYRTCVPNIYGAGDVIGWPSLASAAHDQGRSAAGSIVDNGSWRYVNDVPTGIYTIPEISSIGKNEHELTKAKVPYEVGKAFFKSMARAQIAGEPQGMLKILFHRETLEVLGVHCFGYQASEIVHIGQAIMNQPGEQNTLKYFVNTTFNYPTMAEAYRVAAYDGLNRLF
- a CDS encoding glycerophosphodiester phosphodiesterase family protein, with product MTLIYGHRGAKGEAPENTLTSFQECLKHGVRRCELDLHLSMDGELMVIHDPTLKRTTDRRGKVVEYSAADLVKMDARKGGPGWVSPCPIPRLEELFEKCDFDHWQLEVKSASRTRAATTVLAIREMAVRFGLMDKVTVTSSSREVLKAAVDLTPDLSRGLVAEYAWLDPLKVAQNYGCEFLALNWTLCTPERLEKAQRQGLHVSVWTVNEPALMRRLADFGVDSLITDFPGLATATLGNY
- a CDS encoding PilZ domain-containing protein; this encodes MSTLDEEERREYYRIDDMIALQIKTLSAPDAASKEVLLDDSPLFNLLSELHLSEFEAQHLLRQINEKDRSLAAFLKVQNKRLDLLSQVMARGLLSEVGAPQPVILSEGGIDFQHPVPLAPDTHLAVKLVLMPQALGLLLRARVTHCDPKGDSFDVGTEFESMTDAQRQLLARYILQKQAQERRLAREQSDDL